The genomic DNA CTGCCGCTTGGGACCGAAAATTTGATGGCTCGCTACCTGGGGCATCGCCCCAGCGTCGAGGATGCTGTCGACACGATGATGCGGCAGCGGACCGTCGTGATGGATGCGGCACTCGCCGACGAACGGTTATTCCTGATCATGTGCAGTTGCGGCTTTGACGCAGAGGTGGTCCGGCGGCTGCACACAACGCGCAGCGGTCACATCTGGAAGCTCAGCTACCTCGCCCCTGTGCTGCGATCGATGATTGGTTACCACTTTCCGTCGCTGCGACTGATCGATCGCGAAAGCGACGAACCGCCGAAGCCGGCGCGATGGGCGTTCGTTTTTAATGTGCCCCGTTACGCTGTTGGGCTGCCAATCGCAGCCTGGGCCGACGGGACCGACGGCTGGCTCGATTCGGTCACGTTCGACAAGGGATCGGTCTGCCGCGGCTTACACTATCTGGCGCATATCTTCCGGCGGTCGCATCACAAACTGGACGGAACCGTCATCGGCCGCAGCCGACGTTTTACGATCGAACCGACCGATCCGGGCGCCACGATCCCCTACCAGCTCGACGGCGACTACGCCGGAAACCTCCCCGTCGAGATCGCAATCCAGCCATCGCGAGTCACGATGCTGCTGCCTCAGAATTGCCCCGTCGAATTTAAAACCG from Rosistilla carotiformis includes the following:
- a CDS encoding diacylglycerol/lipid kinase family protein; the protein is MNESPEVVLICTSPKAGSGQRRDLVPKLAHALTDRGLEVRSTSSIDQLAADAKSLTAAGRLKGVVAAGGDGTLSLVVSRLPAESPVMPLPLGTENLMARYLGHRPSVEDAVDTMMRQRTVVMDAALADERLFLIMCSCGFDAEVVRRLHTTRSGHIWKLSYLAPVLRSMIGYHFPSLRLIDRESDEPPKPARWAFVFNVPRYAVGLPIAAWADGTDGWLDSVTFDKGSVCRGLHYLAHIFRRSHHKLDGTVIGRSRRFTIEPTDPGATIPYQLDGDYAGNLPVEIAIQPSRVTMLLPQNCPVEFKTDTGGHHPTNAQPSREPSARQLT